TGATCCGGTTGAAGATCAATGAATATGTATTGATGGAGCAGGCAGAAGGGACAGATGCCTTGCTTAAAGAAATCCGCCAGGAACACTCCAGTAATCGGTTGGCGGGTTTTTTCGTCCGCGTTGCAGACCCCCAAAACCGTACATTGGTTCTCACTGTCCCCCGCCATTTTAAGAAAACGAATCCCAAAATGTCAAGCAATAAGAACAGTGATCCAACTGATAATTTGCTGTTTCTCCCCGGGGAAAAGGACGAAGATGTGCTTCAAGTTACTACCAGGCATCTCAGCAATGGCTATATACTTCAAGTAGGCAAGGGGCCGGAAGAACGGGAAGATTTCCTTGAACGTTTCAGGGAGATCTTCGGTCTGATCATGATTCCCGTAGTGCTGATCGGGCTTATAGCCGGTGCTTTTTTGGCATTCAGGTCACTCAGGCCCATTCGGGACCTCATACATACTGTCCGTGACATAGACACAGGGAAAATGGATGCCCGTGTACCCTCCAGCCATACCGGCGATGAATTAGATGAGCTGGTCCGGCTCTTTAACAACATGCTGGAAAAGATCGAGACGCTCATCACCGGGATGCAGGATGCCCTGGATAATGTGGCACATGACCTGAGGACCCCTATGACCCGGCTTAGGACCGTTGTTGAAACGACCCTCCAGTCAGAAAGCGATCAGGAGGCCCTCCGGGAGGCCCTGATGGACTGTGCGGAAGAATCAGAACGCTTAATGACCATGTTGAACACCCTTTTGGATATCTCAGAAGCAGAGTCCGGGGTGATGAGACTCAATATCGAGGAAGTCGATGTGGCAATGCTCATTAAAGACGTGGTGGAACTCTATCAATATGTGGCCGAGGAAAGACAGATAAGCATATCCGCCACAGTCCCCGAAGGGCTGAAGGCCCGTGTAGACGCCAGCCATACGAGACAGGTCATTGCCAACCTCCTGGACAACGCCATCAAGTACAGCAAGAAGGGCGGCAATATAGATATAAACGCAGCTCTCAAGGACAACGAGCTTAAAATATCTGTAAAAGACACTGGAGTGGGGATTGCCTCTGGGGACCTTCCCAGGATATTCGACCGGCTCTATCGCGGGGACAAGAGCCGCTCAAGGCGAGGGCTCGGGCTTGGCCTGAGTCTTGTCCAGGCCGTTGTCCATGCCCACAAGGGACACATTGAAGTCCGCAGCCGCCCTGGTGAGGGATCATGTTTTACAGTAAGCCTGCCACGGGGTTAGGTGCTCTCATACTACATGATACCAAACGCAATCCTTTTACTCCTGACATAAAAACAATCCGAACACTTTAAGACCGAACGTAATGGATTCATTTCCTATTCTGCTTTGCGTTGACATTCAGTTTGGCTGACTCTTTTATAGCTCAGTCAAGAAACTCGGAGATCCTGCTGTGTTCTTGCTTGAGTTTCAAGATAAGCCGATCGTGGCGGTGAATCTGCACGATCGACCGGATTATGAGGTATGACCCCAGAAAGACCAAACCAGATATAATTACTAATAGCGGTACAAGCAGACGAGTTACCTGCATAACATCGTAGTATTTCGAAAAGGCTATCAGGACGCTCAGTACTGAAAGGGGCAAGACCAAAATGGCGATCCCTGTGCGCATGGTTGATAGTGAGGTCCTCTTTTCCGCTAAAATGAGCTGCACCTCATTAATGATGACACCTTCGGCCCCAATTTTCTTTTCCGGTTCCAAATGTTCCTCCTCAAACCAAACGTTCATGACGGGGCCTTTCGTCACCCCCACGCATGAAAATAATTAGCCACCCGTTCGCTATGCTCGCTCGACATACACAGACATACACAGACAAAAACCTTATCCGCTGGTGGACTCACCAGCGGATAAATTGTCCGTGTGGGTCTGTGGCTAAATAAATGTATTTTTATGGTAAATAAGCACGAAAAAGCAGACTTCAGGGCTTCATTTGGAAAAGTACGCCTTTAAAAAACATATGCTCTTTCTGACTTATCGGCCGTATCAGCCTAATATTTAATCAAAAAGACCGTTTTCTTGATTTTTCCCTTATATTTGTGTATGGATTTCTTGATTATTGACTTTTTTTAAAAAATTCAAAAAGCAGACTCTGCTTAATATATTAAGACGCATGAAAAAACTAAAACATGCACAATTGCTTTTATCCCAAATTAATCATGAGATTGATGGGGTAGCGTTTGAATCAAAAGACGAAAGGGATCGAGTTTCTGGAGCTCTTTTTGATACCGTTCTCGACCACGCTAACGCCATAATCGTCTTGATCGAAAATAATATTTATTCTTCGGCCTATGCATTAGTTCGCCCCTTATTTGAGGGGTTCGTTCGTGCAACATGGCTTTTAAATTGCGCCACTTATGACGATATTGAACTTTTAATTGAAAAAGACAAATTCAGAAAAGCATTTGGTGAGATGCTCGAATGCATTGAGGAAAAAAAGGCTTGGCCAAAAACTCTTGCAAAAGCCAAGCAAAATGCATGGAATGCGATGCACAGCTATACACATGGGGGATTACACCAAATATCTCGTAAGATTAAATCGGCAAGCATCGAGCCGGTTATTGATGAGGAAGAAATAGATGAAATTATTTGTTTCGCAGAGTTAATAGGTACTTTGTCGTTCAGTGCAATGATCGAAATGTCAACAGCTTCAGGTAAAGATAGTGTTGTAGAGAGAATAACGGAAAGTGTTTCCAAAGAATGTTTTAACAAATCAGTGAAGTAGGACCGGGAAAAGCCTGGATTTTTTTAGAGCCTTACCTGGCAATAGTTTTGTACCTTTTTATACACGACGTCAGACATAGCTGCCGAAAATTGATAGATCCCTTTCAACAATTAATGTGTAATTCAAAATACTTATGCGAAATAGCAATTGCAAAAATCGGCAATTACTTATGACGCTGTGTA
This Deltaproteobacteria bacterium DNA region includes the following protein-coding sequences:
- a CDS encoding two-component sensor histidine kinase, which produces MFLKNLSIFTRTTAFRLTLWYSSIFILSSLALFLLAYFLVSLTVRDQDQKMIRLKINEYVLMEQAEGTDALLKEIRQEHSSNRLAGFFVRVADPQNRTLVLTVPRHFKKTNPKMSSNKNSDPTDNLLFLPGEKDEDVLQVTTRHLSNGYILQVGKGPEEREDFLERFREIFGLIMIPVVLIGLIAGAFLAFRSLRPIRDLIHTVRDIDTGKMDARVPSSHTGDELDELVRLFNNMLEKIETLITGMQDALDNVAHDLRTPMTRLRTVVETTLQSESDQEALREALMDCAEESERLMTMLNTLLDISEAESGVMRLNIEEVDVAMLIKDVVELYQYVAEERQISISATVPEGLKARVDASHTRQVIANLLDNAIKYSKKGGNIDINAALKDNELKISVKDTGVGIASGDLPRIFDRLYRGDKSRSRRGLGLGLSLVQAVVHAHKGHIEVRSRPGEGSCFTVSLPRG